One window of Phycisphaeraceae bacterium genomic DNA carries:
- a CDS encoding DUF87 domain-containing protein, whose protein sequence is MSTITLSNDFALPEEAVTWKMGIVGRTGSGKTNTAIVMAEQMCERSLPFVILDPQGDWWGLRTKYQVQILGGAHGDVPLDPKAGEVVADFVMECGVPTLLDMSDMGEGEMVRFATDFARRLYAKNKHAIHVFLDEADMFAPQSGMGNKAQCLGAWQNVVRRGRSKGIGVTMITQRPAVINKDLFTQCDPMFVHQLASSNDLGAIDKYLDYFGYAKSDRRPITERVAKYQTGDALVLALGSLRIEPTHIGVSKRKSFDSSAAPKAKGRKAVTPEMVKINLDALGDRMKDAVAQAEQNDPKLLKKRIAELEKQVKEQKPDQSSIDDAVRARDAYWQNEIDLRRKITEKALQQLGGIIGEIGDVFKIANATPPKTQASTPIDAPPPSKPKKPTTKSDRLSGPHQKILDAIAFMNLMGIDAPHIKQVALIAGYTNSGTFSNYASDLHKSGLINRNNGTLSLTDEGMYEANYETHPSPIEMRASVVEMVRRLKGGNIPATLLNWLIQQYLKQPGRWIKVADVAAANGYANSGTFSNYLSKLSTAGVIDRENGMVRAVDVLFPEVCQ, encoded by the coding sequence ATGAGCACGATCACACTCAGCAATGACTTTGCGCTCCCAGAGGAGGCTGTCACATGGAAGATGGGCATTGTCGGGCGCACAGGCTCGGGCAAGACCAACACCGCGATCGTGATGGCCGAGCAGATGTGCGAGCGATCGCTCCCATTCGTCATCCTCGACCCGCAGGGCGACTGGTGGGGCCTTCGCACAAAGTATCAGGTGCAGATTCTCGGAGGCGCACACGGCGATGTCCCGCTCGATCCAAAGGCCGGAGAGGTTGTCGCCGACTTCGTGATGGAATGCGGTGTACCGACCCTGCTTGACATGTCCGACATGGGCGAGGGCGAGATGGTGCGCTTCGCGACCGACTTCGCGCGTCGGTTGTATGCCAAGAACAAGCACGCGATCCATGTGTTTCTCGACGAGGCCGATATGTTCGCGCCACAGTCCGGCATGGGCAACAAGGCACAGTGTCTCGGCGCGTGGCAGAACGTCGTCAGGCGCGGGCGGTCCAAAGGCATCGGTGTGACGATGATTACGCAGCGTCCGGCGGTCATCAACAAGGATTTGTTCACGCAGTGTGACCCGATGTTTGTGCATCAGCTTGCAAGCTCGAACGACCTTGGAGCGATCGACAAGTATCTCGACTACTTCGGGTACGCCAAGAGCGACCGGAGGCCCATCACTGAGCGTGTTGCGAAGTACCAGACCGGCGATGCGCTCGTGCTTGCGCTTGGAAGCCTGCGAATCGAGCCGACACACATCGGTGTGAGCAAGCGAAAGAGCTTCGACTCGAGCGCGGCACCAAAGGCGAAGGGGCGCAAGGCTGTCACACCTGAGATGGTCAAGATCAATCTTGACGCGCTCGGTGACCGCATGAAGGACGCGGTGGCCCAAGCAGAGCAGAACGACCCGAAACTGCTCAAGAAGCGAATCGCGGAACTGGAGAAGCAGGTCAAGGAACAGAAGCCGGACCAGTCATCGATAGACGATGCAGTCAGGGCGCGTGACGCATACTGGCAGAACGAGATCGATCTGCGTCGGAAAATCACTGAGAAGGCACTGCAGCAGCTTGGTGGGATCATCGGAGAGATTGGTGATGTGTTCAAGATTGCGAACGCAACGCCGCCAAAGACACAGGCGAGCACGCCAATAGACGCACCACCACCGTCGAAGCCAAAGAAACCTACCACAAAGAGTGATCGGCTTTCAGGACCACACCAGAAGATTCTCGATGCGATCGCGTTCATGAACTTGATGGGGATCGATGCTCCACACATCAAGCAGGTCGCGCTGATCGCGGGATACACAAACAGTGGCACGTTCTCGAACTACGCGAGCGATCTGCACAAATCGGGGCTCATCAACCGCAACAACGGCACACTGTCGCTGACTGACGAAGGCATGTATGAGGCGAACTACGAAACGCATCCATCGCCAATCGAGATGCGAGCCTCAGTGGTCGAGATGGTTCGCAGACTCAAGGGTGGCAATATACCCGCGACACTGCTCAACTGGCTCATCCAGCAGTATCTCAAACAGCCGGGCCGGTGGATCAAGGTTGCTGATGTTGCGGCGGCGAACGGGTACGCAAACTCAGGGACGTTCTCGAACTACCTGAGCAAGCTGTCAACCGCCGGCGTGATCGACCGCGAGAACGGAATGGTCCGTGCTGTCGACGTGCTGTTTCCGGAGGTGTGCCAATGA
- a CDS encoding RusA family crossover junction endodeoxyribonuclease — translation MPTQRDHITIELPWPDNRLHAHNKGHWRVKSDPVKQARRSAYLIALSAKPDSHKPFERAKITYVFHMPNARNRDIANLIQSCKPYLDGIVDAGIIKDDNWKCLCEIEADAEVNSEFPCVEMTFVNLSHGSSDTTSTRRE, via the coding sequence ATGCCGACGCAGCGTGATCACATCACGATTGAACTCCCTTGGCCAGACAATAGGCTGCACGCTCACAACAAAGGGCACTGGAGAGTGAAGTCTGATCCGGTGAAGCAAGCCAGGCGATCTGCATATCTGATTGCGCTGTCTGCAAAGCCAGATTCGCACAAGCCATTCGAGCGGGCGAAGATCACATATGTGTTCCACATGCCCAATGCGCGGAATCGTGACATTGCGAACCTAATCCAGTCGTGCAAGCCGTATCTCGATGGAATCGTTGACGCGGGCATCATCAAGGACGACAACTGGAAATGCTTGTGCGAGATCGAGGCGGACGCTGAAGTGAACAGCGAGTTTCCTTGTGTTGAAATGACGTTTGTGAATCTTTCACATGGGTCGAGCGATACCACAAGCACACGGAGGGAATGA
- a CDS encoding phage Gp37/Gp68 family protein, producing MTNIEWTHGNGMKGETWNPVVGCSRASAGCDNCYAVRMSHRLEGMGKPQYKGLTVLNNKGDRHFNGTVRTIEDALEKPLRWRKPRMIFVNSMSDLFHKDVPFEFIDKVFAVMALCPQHVFQVLTKRPERMAEYLNWSSGTGMNRDDLVAGVCMGQLYEYANESHWCGETDTDYESRIWPLPNVWIGTSAENQNTLRERASNFGQIQAAVHFLSLEPLLGPVDLFSHPHPLEIARTSTGGTTKSGWKPWIDWVIVGGESGPNARVCDVTWIRSVVKQCKEANVPVFVKQLGAVPRGEFAPNTTGSDGVWSLQDMKGGDPSEWPEDLRVRQWPEVAATA from the coding sequence ATGACCAACATCGAATGGACACACGGCAACGGAATGAAGGGCGAGACGTGGAACCCGGTCGTTGGATGCTCACGAGCAAGCGCGGGCTGTGACAACTGCTATGCAGTTCGCATGAGCCACCGGCTCGAAGGCATGGGCAAGCCGCAGTACAAGGGCCTGACTGTGCTCAACAACAAGGGCGATCGCCACTTCAACGGGACGGTCCGCACGATCGAGGATGCGCTCGAGAAGCCGCTGCGCTGGCGCAAGCCCCGCATGATCTTTGTGAACAGCATGAGCGATCTGTTCCACAAGGACGTGCCGTTCGAGTTCATCGACAAGGTGTTCGCGGTGATGGCTTTGTGCCCGCAGCATGTGTTTCAGGTGCTGACGAAGCGGCCAGAACGGATGGCGGAGTATCTGAACTGGAGTTCTGGTACAGGCATGAACCGAGACGATCTTGTTGCCGGAGTCTGCATGGGGCAACTTTATGAATATGCCAATGAAAGCCACTGGTGTGGAGAAACTGATACCGACTATGAGTCGCGCATATGGCCCCTCCCAAACGTCTGGATTGGGACCAGTGCTGAGAACCAAAACACACTCCGCGAAAGAGCATCGAACTTCGGCCAGATCCAAGCGGCGGTTCACTTTCTCAGTCTTGAGCCACTACTAGGACCAGTTGATTTGTTCAGTCATCCTCATCCTCTGGAGATCGCTCGCACCTCGACCGGTGGCACAACCAAATCAGGATGGAAGCCATGGATCGACTGGGTGATCGTCGGCGGCGAGTCTGGTCCGAACGCGCGCGTGTGCGATGTGACATGGATTCGCAGTGTTGTGAAGCAATGCAAAGAGGCGAACGTTCCAGTGTTTGTCAAACAGCTCGGTGCAGTCCCGAGAGGAGAGTTTGCTCCAAACACTACTGGAAGCGATGGGGTATGGAGTCTCCAGGACATGAAAGGCGGCGATCCGTCCGAGTGGCCCGAGGATCTTCGCGTGCGCCAATGGCCGGAGGTCGCAGCGACAGCATGA
- a CDS encoding helix-turn-helix transcriptional regulator, with the protein MTTYVWTQWHRIEDDLRVRFQTRWTGKNQTVRSAERLAGIKHPKLSRWLRREVTLSPDEIASLATVMGMTPQVCIDEGRSAGPSSTVTAVRMLQDRSPSS; encoded by the coding sequence ATGACAACATATGTCTGGACACAATGGCACAGGATTGAGGATGATCTGCGTGTGCGGTTCCAGACACGATGGACAGGGAAGAACCAGACCGTGAGATCGGCAGAGCGGCTCGCGGGCATCAAGCACCCAAAGCTGTCGCGGTGGCTGCGTAGGGAAGTGACACTGAGTCCTGATGAGATCGCCTCGCTCGCAACCGTGATGGGCATGACACCACAGGTGTGTATCGACGAGGGCAGGTCGGCTGGTCCATCGAGCACAGTCACTGCTGTGAGGATGCTACAGGACCGTTCTCCATCCAGCTGA
- a CDS encoding RNA-binding protein → MPERSSNDDKKPASPKREKSGGIDVNKIAARILKQATGEGAEDDGKDPAAVELGRKGGKARAAKQSSEQRRESARNASNARRNKD, encoded by the coding sequence ATGCCAGAGCGATCAAGCAACGACGACAAGAAGCCAGCCTCCCCCAAGCGGGAGAAGTCTGGCGGTATCGACGTAAACAAGATCGCGGCGAGAATACTCAAACAGGCTACGGGCGAGGGGGCAGAGGACGACGGCAAAGACCCTGCGGCTGTTGAACTTGGTCGCAAAGGCGGAAAAGCCCGGGCGGCTAAGCAATCATCTGAACAGCGCCGCGAAAGTGCCCGAAATGCATCGAACGCTCGCCGCAACAAAGACTAG
- a CDS encoding ImmA/IrrE family metallo-endopeptidase — MTAVNGEMIALARESRGWSQNDLASALGVSQASVSKYEIGSVAVPEQVVRDIGRVLRYDTSLFYQHESIYGIGGDFLYRSRKRVPAALKRQAQANANIRRLQVKRLLRSSEVLAPDMFPHIPVDEVGGRPEVVAQEVRKILRIPSGPIRNLTRIAERAGAIVFHCDFGTNQIDGTNIRLPGEPPLLFLNSESSGERLIFSLAHEIGHLVMHFTSVSENADQEADVFASELLMPRSEIRSDLRNFDLNTALRLKATWRVSAAALIQRALQLGIISQDQQRRFYTKMNATNMRAVEPLPIEKEVPEAFDALVRLHKDKMEMDDTEMYRLLYTDEIGSIPVPPMLRLTEYLPFAQEG, encoded by the coding sequence ATGACAGCGGTCAATGGAGAGATGATCGCACTTGCCCGCGAGTCGCGTGGCTGGAGCCAGAACGATCTGGCTTCTGCGCTCGGTGTATCGCAGGCTTCAGTGTCGAAATATGAAATCGGCAGTGTTGCAGTGCCAGAACAAGTCGTACGCGACATCGGAAGGGTTTTGCGCTATGACACATCGTTGTTCTACCAGCACGAGTCTATATACGGAATTGGTGGCGACTTCCTTTATAGAAGTAGAAAACGAGTTCCTGCCGCTCTAAAGAGGCAGGCTCAGGCAAACGCAAACATCCGTCGCCTTCAGGTAAAGCGACTGCTTCGATCATCTGAGGTTCTAGCACCAGACATGTTCCCGCACATTCCTGTTGACGAAGTTGGTGGTCGTCCAGAAGTTGTCGCACAAGAAGTGCGAAAGATTCTGAGAATCCCGTCGGGGCCAATACGGAACCTGACGCGTATTGCTGAGCGCGCCGGTGCAATTGTTTTTCATTGTGACTTTGGTACAAACCAGATTGATGGCACAAACATACGACTGCCCGGCGAACCTCCATTGCTGTTTCTGAACTCGGAATCTTCCGGAGAACGCTTGATATTTAGTCTTGCGCATGAAATAGGACATCTTGTGATGCACTTCACGTCTGTGTCTGAGAACGCAGACCAAGAAGCAGATGTCTTTGCAAGCGAACTTCTTATGCCAAGATCGGAGATTCGTTCAGACCTTCGCAACTTCGATCTAAACACTGCGCTTCGGCTAAAGGCCACATGGCGAGTATCAGCAGCCGCACTCATACAACGCGCGCTTCAGCTTGGAATCATCAGCCAAGATCAGCAGCGTCGATTCTATACAAAGATGAACGCTACAAACATGAGAGCGGTGGAGCCTCTCCCCATTGAGAAGGAAGTACCAGAAGCATTCGACGCACTTGTACGTCTCCATAAGGACAAGATGGAAATGGACGACACAGAAATGTACAGGCTTTTGTATACTGACGAGATTGGAAGCATTCCAGTCCCGCCAATGCTTAGGCTCACCGAGTATTTGCCGTTTGCACAAGAAGGCTAG